From Lagenorhynchus albirostris chromosome 10, mLagAlb1.1, whole genome shotgun sequence, the proteins below share one genomic window:
- the LOC132527558 gene encoding LOW QUALITY PROTEIN: POM121-like protein 2 (The sequence of the model RefSeq protein was modified relative to this genomic sequence to represent the inferred CDS: inserted 3 bases in 2 codons; deleted 5 bases in 4 codons; substituted 1 base at 1 genomic stop codon) has protein sequence MGTYVGKLGLWPSSPAGGRTDLSERPLNRRPAQALHQVPRVQHVHRAHPAPRHRPARSLPNWDPTGPNACVVNEAWRPFPMNRSRNSIMGPLPSDWWESYFKGSIWSLRHPRATWSPVTRRRAPRERTAPPSTAPAEVTNSAGVSPSEKXPDPCAKETVLRALRERKKGKVRWEESLVPESLDSKRRIPETRLSAFKPLTKNGVLTSFVPRPGPLKRSLACWGSDHSLNNRPSCSSMDSLASTHTGGPLSSQRNAITSSYSSSRDFSEPWKRRIPSTXLQVPEWPMKRKEHWHPSHSPAPLVSDESPETSGSSGQQNQIPLLLSSPGSLLSLTPPPQLSYAVPKDLALGKKAGLQRSNKAREDTTEVTTDSVPDTWSAIQPPLSQGTDPQLESLHKMQKSPSPLAFPQPTGEAISVAHLPLKTASLLASHGCSQSEPLSGTSSDSKPTTTVILLTLVSPTAPVTETTWPLQALRLPHPETPAINPAAPAMQSTLFGLMSSPAPHLPASAPPVATSADRISKPILGLPANSETGGSSYSRISSTAAASSPPGISTPTFKPIFGSIRPLKTMPVRAPFSFKQTSPPPTPASTRLFHGLVKATSVVMSTTPASTSKGSFKPPLEFGVVNVTSTMGRTCSSPSTCPPFPLGAACGFRASFSPAAGFTFPLSQRPTIPTVHTVTIFSQVLPSAVQISPTRSTADFSAVGGPPAASALVTTSQPASSSRISSSTSAFTIPLESSSRPPSPLTLGATPQPAFGAAYMQKQEAPQPALGPSFCSSPIFGNSTVASSTPTPTPAQPSFSGTTQSASGGLAPPASTFHIPASFRPAFDSTPVGXPFGQANTNGLGVVTPSHRTGACGSVFGSTAPRPFDFGGLVSPVDCEETGLSVTAPDASSSSGALSPGAVPSGSTNTITPLGKGWGPGSQGRTSQGTPLALGKTSISARETMSEDPSMAPFAQSTPVTGSVKAGSSLGFGMPSPLPQGSVGRRSFRPSAPSFSIGEKSKTPQNGEEGHSQRNHAHKK, from the exons ATGGGCACTTACGTGGGCAAGCTGGGACTCTGGCCGTCATCCCCAGCAGGGGGGCGCACAGACTTGTCGGAGAGGCCCTTGAACCGCCGGCCAGCTCAGGCCCTTCATCAGGTCCCCCGGGTTCAGCACGTCCATCGTGCCCACCCTGCCCCTCGGCACAGACCTGCGAGGAGCCTGCCGAACTGGGATCCTACCGGTCCCAACGCGTGCGTGGTCAATGAGGCTTGGAGGCCCTTTCCCATGAACAGGTCCCGGAATTCCATCATGGGGCCTCTTCCCTCAGACTGGTGGGAAAGTTACTTCAAG GGGAGTATCTGGTCTCTTCGGCACCCCAGGGCAACATGGAGCCCGGTGACCAGGAGGCGCGCTCCTCGTGAGCGGACAGCGCCCCCCTCCACTGCCCCAGCAGAGGTAACGAACTCTGCAGGGGTCTCACCTTCTGAGA CCCCAGATCCATGTGCGAAGGAGACAGTGCTGAGGGCCCTCAGAGAGCGCAAGAAGGGGAAAGTGAGGTGGGAAGAATCACTTGTTCCA GAGAGCTTGGACAGTAAGAGAAGGATTCCAGAGACCAGACTATCTGCGTTTAAGCCTCTGACGAAAAATGGAGTCCTCACTTCTTTTGTGCCCAGGCCTGGGCCTCTGAAGAGAAGCCTCGCCTGCTGGGGCTCAGATCACAGCTTGAAtaacaggcccagctgctcctccaTGGACTCCTTGGCCAGCACACACACAGGTGGCCCCCTTAGCTCCCAAAGAAATGCTATTACAAGCTCTTACAGCTCTTCTAGAGATTTCTCTGAGCCTTGGAAGAGAAGAATTCCCAGTACATAACTCCAGGTACCAGAGTGgccaatgaaaaggaaagaacattGG CATCCGTCTCACTCTCCAGCCCCACTGGTATCAGATGAGTCCCCAGAAACATCTGGCAGCTCTGGGCAGCAAAATCAGATTCCCCTGCTTCTGTCAAGCCCCGGGAGCCTGCTGTCCCTGACTCCGCCTCCTCAGCTCAGTTATGCGGTCCCCAAAGACCTGGCCTTAGGGAAGAAAGCTGGACTCCAACGGAGCAACAAAGCCAGAGAAGATACGACTGAGGTCACCACAGACTCTGTCCCTGACACTTGGTCTGCTATTCAGCCTCCCCTGTCCCAGGGCACTGATCCTCAGTTGGAAAGCTTACATAAAATGCAGAAGTCTCCAAGTCCACTGGCCTTCCCACAACCTACCGGAGAGGCAATCAGTGTGGCCCACTTGCCTCTGAAGACAGCGAGCCTGCTGGCCTCACATGGGTGCTCCCAGTCAGAGCCCCTTTCAGGCACCTCTTCAGACTCAAAACCCACCACTACTGTCATCCTTCTGACCCTTGTTTCCCCCACAGCACCAGTCACTGAGACCACGTGGCCACTTCAAGCTCTCAGGCTGCCACACCCCGAGACTCCC GCCATTAACCCTGCAGCGCCCGCTATGCAGAGCACTTTGTTTGGATTGATGAGCAGCCCAGCCCCCCATCTTCCTGCATCTGCACCTCCTGTTGCAACTTCTGCTGATCGCATATCAAAACCCATCTTAGGGCTCCCAGCCAATAGTGAGACAGGAGGCTCCTCATATTCCAGAATTTCAAGCACAGCTGCAGCATCTTCACCTCCGGGTATCTCAACTCCCACCTTCAAGCCTATTTTTGGCAGCATAAGACCACTTAAAACTATGCCCGTGAGAGCTCCTTTCTCTTTCAAGCAGACCTCTCCTCCACCTACTCCTGCTTCTACCCGTCTCTTCCATGGCCTGGTCAAGGCTACCTCTGTAGTCATGTCCACCACCCCAGCCAGCACATCCAAAGGCTCCTTTAAGCCACCTTTGGAATTTGGTGTAGTGAATGTTACCAGTACCATGGGCCGCACTTGCTCCAGCCCTTCCACTTGCCCCCCTTTTCCTCTCGGGGCTGCCTGTGGCTTCAGGGCCAGCTTCTCCCCAGCTGCAGGATTCACTTTCCCACTGAGCCAGCGTCCAACCATTCCTACTGTGCACACAGTCACCATCTTTAGCCAGGTTCTTCCCAGTGCTGTCCAGATATCCCCTACCAGGAGCACTGCCGATTTTAGCGCTGTGGGTGGCCCTCCGGCAGCTTCAGCCCTAGTAACCACCAGCCAGCCTGCATCGTCATCCAGGATCTCCAGTTCGACGTCAGCATTCACAATTCCCTTGGAGTCAAGCTCAAGGCCACCTTCCCCACTAACCCTGGGAGCCACTCCCCAACCTGCATTTGGGGCTGCATATATGCAGAAGCAAGAAGCCCCCCAACCAGCCCTTGGCCCAAGCTTCTGTAGCTCTCCCATTTTTGGAAACTCAACAGTGGCCTCCTCAACCCCAACACCGACCCCAGCCCAGCCATCCTTCAGCGGTACCACGCAGTCAGCCTCTGGGGGTTTGGCACCACCAGCCTCCACCTTTCACATCCCTGCCAGCTTCCGGCCGGCCTTTGACAGCACTCCAGTAGG TCCCTTTGGTCAAGCTAATACGAATGGTTTGGGAGTTGTCACCCCAAGCCACCGGACTGGGGCTTGTGGCTCAGTGTTTGGCAGCACAGCCCCACGACCATTTGACTTTGGGGGATTAGTGAGCCCTGTGGACTGTGAGGAGACTGGGCTCAGCGTCACTGCCCCAGACGCGAGCTCCAGCTCCGGAGCACTCAGCCCTGGAGCAGTGCCGAGTGGGAGCACTAACACCATCACACCCTTGGGGAAAGGCTGGGGTCCAGGCAGCCAGGGCCGGACCAGCCAGGGCACACCTTTGGCCCTGGGGAAGACCAGCATTTCTGCAAGAGAAACTATGTCTGAGGACCCCTCCATGGCCCCCTTTGCTCAGAGCACCCCTGTCACTGGGTCAGTTAAGGCAGGCAGCAGCCTTGGCTTTGGGATGCCCTCTCCACTGCCCCAGGGCTCTGTTGGGAGAAGATCTTTCAGACCGTCAGCCCCTTCGTTTTCCATTGGTGAAAAATCAAAAACCCCACAGAATGGGGAGGAAGGGCATTCCCAAAGGAATCATGCCCACAAGAAATAA
- the LOC132527937 gene encoding LOW QUALITY PROTEIN: zinc finger protein 883-like (The sequence of the model RefSeq protein was modified relative to this genomic sequence to represent the inferred CDS: inserted 1 base in 1 codon; substituted 2 bases at 2 genomic stop codons): MFKQNSDLIIQSKCDVKKPYKYSECGKTFRDYTTLTQHQTSHTGERPFKCNECEKRFNQSSHLTNHEKTHTGEKPYKCNECWKGFSYCSVRIQHQRIHSGERPYKCTECGKTFSRSTXLTQHQRIHTSDKPYKCFECGKAFSQSTHLTLQQRIHTGEKPYECNDCGKTFSQSTHLTQHQRIHIGEKPYECNECGKAFSDHAALTLHHIVHTGEKLFEFNDCGKAFSYCSDLIQHQRMHTGDKPYKCNECGNAFNDCSALIQHQRTHTGEKSYECNECGKTLGNYSALIXHQRTHTGEKPYECKERGKAFSRSMYLTQHQRSHRGEKPYKCNECGKTFIQSSFLTQHXRVHTGEKPYKCNECGKAFSDRPGHIQHQRTHTGEKCYECNNCGKAFSFCSALIQHKRIHTGEKPFKGNDCGKAFSDWSALIQYQRTHTGEKPYKCNVCGEAFSQSTNLTNHQKTHTIEKSYKCNECGKAVSYCSGLIQHQIIHTEVKPYECNKCGKAFSQKTDLKKHQKTHSGEKANIHTEFTSVWSEVLIRRHLAVQFLEGSTQRQPRTGALVCRGFQKPYSETNSENKTPVFRHRNSCALSKRIQTLSNRKWNSENLPPLQAKKNLLRFLTVSSQTRVSSRLCPTGFSSVPPAAPPVRPDKLLKKRVQRLNIWRIGNGQTWRRYWNPVVLMGTEKRPSKRRSELS; the protein is encoded by the exons ATGTTCAAACAAAACTCAGATTTAATTATACAAAGTAAATGTGATGTAAAGAAACCTTATAAATAtagtgaatgtgggaaaaccttcagAGACTACACTACTCTCACTCAACATCAAACAAGTCATACTGGAGAACGACCCtttaaatgtaatgaatgtgaAAAGAGATTTAACCAGAGTTCCCATTTAACAAACCATGAGAAAACTCATACTGGAGAAAAGCCCTACAAATGCAATGAATGTTGGAAGGGCTTCAGTTATTGCTCAGTCCGTAttcaacatcagagaattcatagtGGGGAAAGACCTTACAAGTGTACTGAATGTGGCAAGACATTCAGTCGTAGTACATAACTTACTCAGCATCAAAGAATTCATACTAGTGATAAACCATATAAATGTTTTGAATGTGGAAAGGCTTTTAGCCAGAGCACACATCTTACTCTACAAcaaagaattcatactggagagaaaccttatgaatgcaACGACTGTGGTAAAACCTTTAGTCAGAGTACACATCTTACTCAACATCAAAGAATTCATATAGGAGAAAAGCCCTATGAATGTAacgaatgtgggaaagccttcagtgaTCACGCAGCTCTTACCCTACATCATATTGtccatactggagagaaactttttgaatttaatgactgtgggaaagctttcagttaCTGTTCAGACCTCATTCAACATCAGAGAATGCACACTGGAGATAAACCATACAAATGCAATGAATGTGGAAATGCCTTTAATGATTGTTCAGCCCTTATTCAGCATCAAAggactcacactggagagaagtCTTATGAGtgcaatgaatgtgggaaaaccCTTGGTAACTACTCAGCTCTTATTTGACATCAAAgaactcatactggagagaagccATATGAATGTAAGGAACGTGGGAAAGCCTTCAGCAGAAGTATGTACCTTACTCAACATCAGAGAAGTCAtagaggagagaaaccatataaatgtaatgaatgtgggaaaacttTTATCCAGAGTTCATTCCTTACACAAC TGAGGGTTCATACTGGAGAaaaaccttacaaatgtaatgaaTGCGGGAAAGCTTTTAGTGACCGCCCAGGGCATATTCAGCATCAGAGAACCCACACTGGAGAGAAGTGCTATGAGTGTAACAAttgtgggaaagctttcagtttcTGTTCAGCCCTTATTCAGCAcaagagaattcatactggagagaagcccttTAAAGGCAATGACTGTGGAAAAGCCTTCAGTGATTGGTCAGCACTTATTCAATATCAGagaactcacactggagagaaaccttataaatGTAATGTATGTGGAGAGGCCTTCAGTCAGAGTACAAACCTCACAAATCACCAGAAAACTCATACCATTGAAAAATCTTATAAATGCAATGAATGTGGAAAAGCTGTTAGTTACTGTTCAGGCCTTATTCAACATCAGATCATTCATACTGAAGTGAAACCTTATGAATGCAATAAATGTGGCAAAGCCTTCAGCCAGAAGACAGACCTTAAAAAACATCAGAAAACTCATAGTGGAGAGAAGGCAAATATACATACTGAGT TTACTTCTGTGTGGAGTGAAGTTCTTATTCGGCGGCACCTAGCAGTGCAGTTTCTGGAAGGTAGCACGCAGAGGCAGCCGCGAACAGGAGCCTTGGTGTGCAGAGGCTTCCAAAAGCCCTATTCCGAGACCAACTCCGAAAACAAAACTCCTGTTTTCAGACACAGGAACTCCTGTGCCCTGTCGAAACGGATCCAAACGTTATCCAATCGGAAATGGAATTCTGAAAATCTGCCTCCCTTGCAGGCAAAGAAAAACCTCTTGAGATTTTTGACAGTTTCTTCTCAAACGAGGGTTTCCTCAAGGCTTTGCCCCACCGGCTTCTCCTCGGTTCCCCCTGCAGCTCCTCCTGTGAGGCCAGACAAGCTTCTGAAGAAGCGGGTTCAGAGACTGAATATTTGGCGGATTGGAAACGGGCAGACTTGGAGGCGCTACTGGAACCCTGTGGTTCTCATGGGGACCGAAAAGAGGCCGAGTAAAAGGAGGAGTGAGCTGAGCTag